CACCCCTGCTCTGCTGACCTTCCTCGAGGGATTCGGCAAGGAGAGCCACACTCTGGTCTGGCGCCAGGTTCTTGACTCCATTGGTGGTGTCAAGTCCGTTTTCGGAGAGGACGAGtctatcaagaaggctctggATAAGTTCACACTGAAGCTCATTGAccagaaggtcaaggaggttggCTGGGAGTTccctgagggcgaggacTACCTCACCGGTATCTTGCGAAAGGAGATCattggtgttgctgttgccTGCGGCCACCCTGCGTAAGTTGCTTGTATCCGTTACTTGACTGGACTAACATGAGTAGTGTCACCGAGGAGGCTCTGAAGCGATTCAACACTTGGGTTGAGAACCCCGAGGCTGGCTCTATCCCCGCTCCTCTCCGTACCGCTATCTGGCgcgctgccatgatgaaggagcCTGCCCGTACtgttgagattctcaagaaggagtggttcaacaccaagtctATCGACGGCAAgcttctctccctcagcGTTCTCGGCACcgtcaaggatgctgagCTCCTCACCAAGGAGGTCATtcccttcaacttcaacgagTCTCCTCCCTCCAACGCCGTCCCTGCCGGAGACATGCACGTTCTCGGTGGCTCTGTCGCTAGCAACGTCATTGGCCGTCCTTTGCAATGGAAGTTCATGCAGGACAACTGGGATGctgtcatcaccaagcttggcaaccCTGTTGTCGTCGACCGATACATGAAGCTCAGTCTGGGCAGCTTCACCAACGTGTCTGctgtcgatgagatcgagaagtTCATGGCCGACAAGGATACCAGCAGCTTCAACCGAACTCTGGAGACTGTCAAGGATAAGATCCGTGGACGTGCTGCGTACCGCGAGCGTGActctgagaagctcaaggagtGGCTCAGCGCTCATGGATATGCTTGACTGTGTAAACTCTGATGTTGGAAGCATGTCTGTAATAAAAGTTAAATACCATTGA
This genomic interval from Fusarium verticillioides 7600 chromosome 1, whole genome shotgun sequence contains the following:
- a CDS encoding glutamyl aminopeptidase (At least one base has a quality score < 10), encoding MRRPLIPDSRTPSPTSSLTSLLTSGSATLVTMDWWDELWLNEGFATWVGWHAVDHLHPDWQVWAQFVNEGMEAAFRLDGIRASHPIHVPVRDALDVNQIFDSISYLKGCSAIRMLANHLGVETFLKGVSNYLKAHAYGNAKTTALWNALGEASGKNVTELMNPWISKIGHPVLTVAEEPGQISVKQSRFLSTGDVKPEDDTTTWWVPLGLEGKKDHAGIASLSLTTKEDTIRDVDDHFYKLNSGATGFYRVNYPPERLAKLSNQLDKLSTEDKISIIGSTADLAFAGNGTTPALLTFLEGFGKESHTLVWRQVLDSIGGVKSVFGEDESIKKALDKFTLKLIDQKVKEVGWEFPEGEDYLTGILRKEIIGVAVACGHPAVTEEALKRFNTWVENPEAGSIPAPLRTAIWRAAMMKEPARTVEILKKEWFNTKSIDGKLLSLSVLGTVKDAELLTKEVIPFNFNESPPSNAVPAGDMHVLGGSVASNVIGRPLQWKFMQDNWDAVITKLGNPVVVDRYMKLSLGSFTNVSAVDEIEKFMADKDTSSFNRTLETVKDKIRGRAAYRERDSEKLKEWLSAHGYA